A genomic stretch from Arachis stenosperma cultivar V10309 chromosome 3, arast.V10309.gnm1.PFL2, whole genome shotgun sequence includes:
- the LOC130967176 gene encoding transcription factor MYB16-like, translated as MGRSPCCEKVGLKKGPWTPEEDQKLMSYIEKHGHGSWRALPSKAGLQRCGKSCRLRWTNYLRPDIKRGKFSLQEEQTIIQLHALLGNRWSAIAAQLPKRTDNEIKNYWNTHLKKRLTRMGIDPTTHKPKTDPIGAGSDTNSASQSKDLANLSHMAQWENARLEAEARLVRESKLLLQAQQTQQTTTTQPPPARLVLNKITAAQQQPLLPPCLDVLKAWQNSWSSKPQLSVPSRENFKMHSMYAMMLSTDENLESPTSTLCFPGSGSSAMLPIMSSTTTSATTITVDALNENLLNPSLTKTKIDSNGTMVTPCDEGVFITKGGNNNETDSSWYMLKQNNPEIELDDDEIVENNNNNNNNGFRDDDIMVAVEAFRGRGGGAYDGVNVVPPTLSSTGDVVVMEAGLICSSNNNGDDDAHMPYDSNDTLAIINDGDGSICNVSLEENKHYWNTILNLVNDAQVMF; from the exons ATGGGCAGGTCACCATGCTGTGAGAAGGTTGGATTGAAGAAAGGGCCCTGGACTCCCGAAGAAGACCAAAAGCTCATGTCCTATATTGAAAAACACGGCCATGGAAGCTGGCGTGCTTTGCCTTCCAAAGCTG GACTCCAAAGATGTGGAAAGAGTTGTCGACTCAGGTGGACTAACTACCTCCGACCAGatataaaaagaggaaagttcagCTTGCAGGAAGAGCAAACCATTATTCAGCTTCATGCCCTTCTTGGAAACAG ATGGTCAGCAATAGCGGCTCAGCTTCCCAAGAGGACGGACAACGAGATCAAAAACTACTGGAACACGCACCTAAAGAAGAGGCTAACAAGAATGGGAATAGATCCCACAACCCACAAGCCCAAAACTGATCCCATCGGCGCTGGCTCAGACACCAACTCCGCTTCGCAATCCAAGGACTTGGCCAATCTGAGCCACATGGCGCAGTGGGAGAACGCTCGTCTCGAAGCGGAAGCCAGGTTGGTGAGAGAGTCCAAGCTTCTTCTTCAGGCCCAGCAAACACAACAAACAACCACAACACAACCTCCTCCGGCGCGCCTCGTCCTTAACAAGATCACGGCGGCTCAACAACAGCCCTTGCTTCCGCCCTGCCTTGACGTGCTCAAGGCCTGGCAGAACTCATGGTCTTCCAAGCCGCAGCTTTCCGTACCATCAAGGGAAAATTTCAAGATGCATAGTATGTATGCCATGATGCTCTCCACTGATGAGAATCTTGAATCTCCAACTTCCACCTTGTGCTTTCCTGGAAGTGGAAGTAGCGCCATGCTTCCTATCATGTCCTCCACAACCACCTCCGCCACCACTATCACAGTAGATGCTCTCAACGAAAACTTACTTAATCCTTCTCTCACCAAAACTAAGATTGATAGCAACGGCACCATGGTAACCCCATGTGACGAAGGAGTGTTCATTACGAAAGGAGGTAATAATAACGAAACTGACTCATCATGGTACATGTTGAAACAGAACAACCCTGAAATAGAACTTGATGACGATGAAATAgtggaaaataataataacaacaataataacgGCTTCAGAGATGACGACATCATGGTGGCAGTGGAAGCATTCAGAGGAAGAGGCGGAGGGGCTTACGACGGTGTTAATGTTGTCCCACCAACACTGTCCTCAACCGGCGATGTTGTGGTCATGGAAGCAGGACTCATATGCAGTAGCAATAACAACGGTGATGATGATGCCCACATGCCTTACGATTCCAACGACACCTTGGCAATTATCAATGATGGTGATGGAAGCATCTGTAACGTCAGCCTCGAAGAGAATAAGCATTATTGGAACACCATACTTAACTTGGTCAATGATGCTCAAGTCATGTTCTAA